Proteins from a genomic interval of Stenotrophomonas maltophilia R551-3:
- the secA gene encoding preprotein translocase subunit SecA, with amino-acid sequence MINSLLTRVFGSRNERQLRQLNRIVAKINALEPEIEKLSDEQLQAKTPEFKQRIADGEALDKVLPEAFAVCREAGRRVLGMRHYDVQLIGGMVLHLGKIAEMRTGEGKTLVATLPVYLNALEGKGVHVVTVNDYLARRDAAQMGKLYNWLGLSVGVVYPGMPHSDKREAYASDITYGTNNEFGFDYLRDNMALSKADRYQRGLHYAIVDEVDSILIDEARTPLIISGPADDSPELYIRVNRVVPNLVKQEAEDGEGDFWVDEKGKQVHLSEAGMEHAEQLLVEAGILDGETEGLYAPQNLTVVHHLNAALRAHAIYQRDVDYIVRDGEVVIVDEFTGRTLSGRRWSDGLHQAVEAKEGVPVQRENQTLASITFQNLFRMYKKLSGMTGTADTEAFEFQSIYGLEVVVIPTNRPTIRKDSPDQVFLNRKGKFNAVLADIEECAKRGQPVLVGTTSIETSEMLSEHLAKAGVKHEVLNAKQHDREATIVANAGRPAAVTIATNMAGRGTDIVLGGSLEAEIHELGEDATDAQKAAVKAEWQQRHDAVKAAGGLHIVGTERHESRRIDNQLRGRSGRQGDPGSSRFYLSLEDNLMRIFASDWVQKAMRMMGMKEDDVIEDRLVSRQIEKAQRKVEAHNFDIRKNLLDFDDVNNDQRKVIYAQRDELLDAESVKDNVDGIRDDVIFDIVARFVPPNSIDEQWDLRGLEATLESDFGLQMSLTGLVKEHEELDAEAIAAKVQERVNQHFAEKEAGVGEETMRALEKHVMLTVLDQSWKEHLARMDYLRQGIYLRGYAQKQPKQEYKKEAFELFSDMLENVKREVVTLLSRVRIRSDEEVQALEAAERQQVEARLSQSQFQHQDVGSYSADEEAAQVQAAQQGIAQVQRDEPKIGRNDPCPCGSGKKYKHCHGQLS; translated from the coding sequence ATGATCAACAGCCTGCTTACCCGCGTATTTGGCAGTCGTAACGAACGACAGCTGCGCCAGCTCAACCGCATCGTCGCCAAGATCAATGCGCTGGAGCCGGAGATCGAGAAGCTTTCCGACGAGCAGCTTCAGGCCAAGACGCCGGAGTTCAAGCAGCGCATCGCCGATGGTGAAGCCCTGGACAAGGTGCTGCCGGAAGCGTTCGCGGTCTGCCGCGAAGCCGGTCGCCGCGTGCTGGGCATGCGCCACTACGACGTGCAGCTGATCGGCGGCATGGTGCTTCACCTGGGCAAGATCGCAGAAATGCGCACCGGTGAAGGCAAGACCCTGGTGGCGACCCTGCCGGTGTACCTCAACGCACTGGAAGGCAAGGGCGTGCACGTGGTCACCGTGAACGACTACCTGGCCCGCCGCGACGCCGCGCAGATGGGCAAGCTGTACAACTGGCTGGGCCTGAGCGTGGGCGTGGTGTACCCGGGCATGCCGCACAGCGACAAGCGCGAAGCCTACGCCTCGGACATCACCTACGGCACCAACAACGAATTCGGTTTCGACTACCTGCGCGACAACATGGCGCTGTCCAAGGCCGACCGCTACCAGCGCGGCCTGCACTACGCCATCGTCGACGAAGTCGACTCCATCCTGATCGACGAAGCGCGTACCCCGCTGATCATCTCCGGCCCGGCCGACGACTCCCCGGAGCTGTACATCCGGGTCAACCGCGTCGTGCCGAACCTGGTCAAGCAGGAAGCGGAAGACGGCGAAGGCGACTTCTGGGTCGACGAGAAGGGCAAGCAGGTGCACCTGTCCGAAGCGGGCATGGAGCACGCCGAGCAGCTGCTGGTCGAGGCCGGCATCCTCGACGGCGAGACCGAGGGCCTGTACGCGCCGCAGAACCTGACGGTGGTCCACCACCTCAACGCCGCGCTGCGCGCGCACGCGATCTACCAGCGTGACGTGGACTACATCGTGCGCGATGGCGAAGTGGTCATCGTCGATGAGTTCACCGGCCGCACCCTGTCCGGCCGTCGCTGGTCCGATGGCCTGCACCAGGCGGTGGAAGCGAAGGAAGGCGTGCCGGTCCAGCGCGAGAACCAGACGCTGGCCAGCATCACCTTCCAGAACCTGTTCCGCATGTACAAGAAGCTGTCCGGCATGACCGGTACGGCCGATACCGAAGCCTTCGAATTCCAGAGCATCTATGGCCTGGAAGTGGTGGTGATCCCGACCAACCGCCCGACCATCCGCAAGGACAGCCCGGACCAGGTGTTCCTCAACCGCAAGGGCAAGTTCAACGCGGTGCTGGCCGACATCGAAGAGTGCGCCAAGCGCGGCCAGCCGGTGCTGGTGGGTACCACCTCGATCGAAACCTCGGAAATGCTGTCCGAGCATCTGGCCAAGGCCGGCGTGAAGCACGAAGTGCTGAACGCCAAGCAGCATGACCGCGAAGCGACCATCGTCGCCAATGCCGGCCGTCCGGCCGCGGTCACCATCGCTACCAACATGGCCGGCCGTGGTACCGACATCGTGCTGGGCGGTTCACTGGAAGCGGAAATCCACGAACTGGGCGAGGATGCAACCGACGCGCAGAAGGCGGCGGTCAAGGCCGAATGGCAGCAGCGCCATGACGCAGTGAAGGCTGCCGGCGGCCTGCACATCGTCGGCACCGAGCGCCACGAATCGCGCCGTATCGACAACCAGCTGCGTGGCCGTTCGGGCCGCCAGGGTGACCCGGGTTCGTCCCGCTTCTACCTGTCGCTGGAAGACAACCTGATGCGCATCTTCGCCTCCGACTGGGTGCAGAAGGCCATGCGCATGATGGGCATGAAGGAAGATGACGTCATCGAGGACCGCCTGGTCAGCCGCCAGATCGAGAAGGCGCAGCGCAAGGTCGAGGCCCACAACTTCGACATCCGCAAGAACCTGCTGGACTTCGACGACGTCAACAACGACCAGCGCAAGGTGATCTACGCCCAGCGCGACGAGCTGCTGGACGCCGAGTCGGTGAAGGACAACGTCGATGGCATCCGCGACGACGTGATCTTCGACATCGTCGCCCGCTTCGTGCCGCCGAACTCCATCGACGAGCAGTGGGACCTGCGTGGCCTGGAAGCGACCCTGGAGTCGGACTTCGGCCTGCAGATGTCGCTGACCGGTCTGGTCAAGGAACACGAGGAGCTGGACGCCGAAGCCATCGCCGCCAAGGTGCAGGAGCGCGTCAACCAGCACTTCGCCGAGAAGGAAGCTGGTGTTGGCGAAGAGACCATGCGCGCGCTGGAGAAGCACGTGATGTTGACCGTGCTGGACCAGAGCTGGAAGGAGCACCTGGCCCGCATGGATTACCTGCGCCAGGGCATCTACCTGCGTGGTTATGCGCAGAAGCAGCCGAAGCAGGAGTACAAGAAGGAAGCCTTCGAGCTGTTCTCGGACATGCTGGAGAACGTCAAGCGCGAAGTGGTGACCCTGCTGTCGCGCGTGCGCATCCGCAGCGACGAGGAAGTGCAGGCCCTGGAAGCAGCCGAGCGCCAGCAGGTCGAAGCCCGCCTGAGCCAGTCGCAGTTCCAGCACCAGGACGTTGGCAGCTACAGCGCCGACGAGGAAGCCGCGCAGGTGCAGGCCGCCCAGCAGGGCATCGCACAGGTGCAGCGTGACGAGCCGAAGATCGGCCGCAACGATCCGTGCCCCTGCGGCAGTGGCAAGAAGTACAAGCACTGCCACGGCCAGCTGAGCTGA
- a CDS encoding Nudix family hydrolase yields MPSPTRSIHVVAAVITDARGRVLLNRRTENRDMAGLWEFPGGKRESGETSEQALVRELREELGIEADVGEWLMDVPQRYPDKHLTLEVRHVRSWKGTPRGREGQAITWVAPDKLGRYSMPPADLPVVAALRQPDSYLITPAPADDDSGIQHWHEQLQRAVGAGQQRIQLRLPPTHPQRQAMLEQALRTHRRSGVQWLLNRDIELARALGVGVHLGSEQLLELEKRPLPEGQLVAASCHDLRQLQAAQRLGCDFAVLGPVQATASHPAATPMGWDAFAALRAQVSLPIYALGGMGSGHIAEARRHGGQGIAAIRALWPA; encoded by the coding sequence ATGCCTTCCCCCACCCGATCGATCCACGTCGTGGCCGCCGTCATCACCGACGCCCGTGGCCGCGTGCTGCTCAACCGCCGTACCGAGAACCGCGACATGGCCGGCCTGTGGGAATTCCCCGGCGGCAAGCGCGAATCCGGCGAAACCTCCGAACAGGCGCTGGTGCGCGAGCTGCGCGAGGAACTGGGTATCGAGGCGGATGTCGGCGAGTGGCTGATGGACGTGCCACAGCGCTACCCGGACAAGCACCTGACCCTGGAAGTGCGCCATGTGCGCAGCTGGAAGGGTACCCCGCGCGGGCGCGAGGGCCAGGCCATCACCTGGGTGGCGCCGGACAAGCTGGGCCGCTACTCGATGCCGCCGGCCGACCTGCCGGTGGTGGCCGCCCTGCGCCAGCCCGACAGTTACCTGATCACGCCGGCGCCGGCCGACGATGACAGCGGCATACAGCACTGGCATGAGCAGCTGCAGCGCGCGGTAGGCGCGGGCCAGCAGCGCATCCAGTTGCGCCTGCCTCCGACGCATCCACAGCGGCAGGCGATGCTGGAACAGGCCCTGCGCACGCATCGGCGCAGCGGCGTGCAGTGGCTGCTCAACCGCGATATTGAACTGGCGCGCGCACTGGGCGTAGGCGTGCACCTGGGCAGCGAGCAGCTGCTGGAACTGGAGAAGCGCCCGCTGCCAGAGGGACAGCTGGTTGCCGCGTCCTGCCATGACCTGCGACAGCTGCAGGCTGCACAGCGGCTGGGCTGTGACTTCGCCGTGCTGGGCCCCGTGCAGGCCACGGCCAGCCATCCCGCTGCCACACCGATGGGCTGGGATGCCTTCGCCGCATTGCGCGCGCAGGTATCGCTGCCGATCTATGCACTGGGTGGCATGGGCAGCGGCCACATCGCCGAGGCGCGCCGCCATGGCGGGCAGGGCATCGCCGCCATCCGTGCGTTGTGGCCGGCGTGA